Proteins from a single region of Lampris incognitus isolate fLamInc1 chromosome 16, fLamInc1.hap2, whole genome shotgun sequence:
- the LOC130126630 gene encoding receptor expression-enhancing protein 5-like, with protein MLSQLKQRYGELMKERNVVSRLLGTLEEKTGVQKEYISTGIVFFVALYLIFGHGASLLCNLIGFIYPAYCSIKAIESEKKEDDTQWLTYWVIYGLFSIVEAFTDILLSWFPLYFFGKCFFLVWCMVPVALNGSNVLYKNVVRPFFLKHQAAMDEAVADLGGKAKNMADSVAREAANYGLKHEKDQ; from the exons atgctgtCTCAGCTGAAGCAACGCTACGGGGAGCTGATGAAAGAGAGGAACGTCGTGTCGCGTCTGCTGGGCACGCTGGAGGAAAAAACAGGGGTACAGAAAGAATATATCTCCACAG GTATCGTGTTCTTCGTCGCTCTTTATCTTATCTTCGGACATGGAGCCTCACTCCTCTGCAACCTCATTGGCTTCATCTATCCAGCCTACTGCTC CATCAAGGCCATCGAGAGTGAAAAGAAGGAAGACGACACGCAGTGGCTGACCTACTGGGTGATCTACGGGCTGTTCAGCATTGTGGAGGCCTTCACTGACATCTTGCTTTCTTGGTTCCCCCTCTACTTCTTTGGCAAG TGCTTTTTCTTAGTGTGGTGCATGGTTCCAGTGGCACTGAATGGTTCTAACGTTTTGTACAAGAACGTGGTCCGGCCTTTTTTCCTGAAGCACCAGGCTGCCATGGATGAGGCCGTCGCTGATCTCGGTGGCAAGGCCAAGAACATGGCCGACTCTGTCGCCAGAGAGG CTGCGAATTATGGATTGAAACATGAGAAGGACCAATGA